ATTATTCAAAACTTGTTTGTCTCCTAGATAAACTATATAATTAGTTCGCCCCTTTTTTGCCCCTTCTTGAACCAAAAGAAAAAACCGCTACTCCTAAGAATAGCGGTTTAATCATGTTTTTAAGCTACTAATGTAGTTGCTCTATTATTTAAGAGTAACTGAAGCTCCAGCTTCTTCCAATTTAGCTTTGATTTCTTCAGCTTCTGCAGTTGGAACGCCTTCTTTGATGACACCTGGTGCACCATCAACAAGTTCTTTAGCTTCTTTAAGTCCAAGACCAGTGATTTCACGTACAACTTTGATAACGCCAACTTTTTTGTCACCAGCAGCTGTCAACTCAACGTCAAATGAGTCTTTAGCAGCACCAGCGTCAGCAGCACCAGCTGCAGCAACAGCTACAGGAGCAGCTGCAGTTACACCAAATTCTTCTTCGATAGCTTTTACAAGGTCGTTCAATTCAAGGATTGAAGCTTCTTTAATTTCAGCAATAATGTTTTCAATGTTCAATGCCATTGTTATTTCCTCCAAATAAGTTTTTAATTTTATAATCGTTTTTCCGTAGCTAGGCTACGCTGCGTAGCTTAAGATTAAGCTGCGTCTTCTTTGTTGTCTGCAACCGCTTTGACTGCAAGAGCAACGTTGCGCACTGGCGCTTGAAGTACAGAAAGGAGCATAGAAAGAAGTCCTTCGCGGTTTGGAAGAGTTGCAAGAGCAACGATTTCTTCTTTAGATGCGACAGCGCCTTCGATTGCACCACCTTTGATTTCAAGTGCTTCAGCGTTTTTAGCAAAATCGTTCAAGATTTTCGCTGGTGCGATAACATCTTCGTTAGAAAATGCTACTGCAGATGGTCCAACAAAAACAGATGCAAGATCTTCAAGACCAGCTTTTTCAGCTGCACGACGTAAGATTGAGTTTTTAATTACTTTATACTCAACTTCGCTTCCACGAAGCTCACGACGAAGAACTGTATCTTGTTCAACTGTCAAACCACGAGCGTCTACAACGACGATTGATGCAGCAGCTTTCATTTTCTCAGCTACTACGTCAACTAGTTCCGCTTTCTTAGCAATAATTGCTTCACTCATTAGTGTGTTCACCTCCGTAATTATTTTGCTTGGGGAATTTTTCCAAAAGAAAAACGCGCCCAAACCTAGACACGAAAGTACAATACGCTTCTTTTTACATGATACGTTTTGTCCTCGGTAGGATCTTTATGAGTCGAGCTCCCCTACTGTCTTAGGCAGTTTTTTCAAACCGTATATAAGTATAGCATAGACAAAAAAAGAATGCAAGATTTTTGCAAACTTTTTTTAAATTTTTTTAAATCTCTACTGTCAAAACTTTGCCTTGCTTAACCACCTGTTCTCCAGCGATATAAACATCATCGACATCACTGGATTTGACAGCATAAACCAGGTGAGAGAGTATATTTTCCTGAGGTTGAAGATGGATTTTTCCTTGTGGTTGAATGACCAGAAAATCTGCCTGTTTGCCGACTTCTAGGCTTCCTATCTGCTTTTCCATTCCTAGAACCTTAGCTCCTTCGATCGTCAGTGCCTTAAGGGCTGCCTCGATAGGGAATTGGCTGGCATCTCCACTCTTCATTTTCTGAAGAAGGGCTGCGGTCCGTCCTTCCTCAAACATATCAAGATTGTTATTGGAAGCAACCGAGTCTGTCGCAATTCCGACTGCTACTCCTGCTTTTTGCAGTTGGATGATTGGAGCTATCCCTGAGGCCAGTTTGAGGTTACTAATAGGATTATGGGCGATAGCCACATGAGAAGTTGCCAAACGTTCAATTTCTCTCTCGTTTAATTCGACCCCATGAGCAAAGACAGACGGATGATCTAAGTAACCCAGTTCTTCTAGAAAGGCGAGGGGGCGTTTGCCGTATCGTTTGAGGATAATTCCTGATTCCTCCTTAGTCTCCGCCACATGGATATGGATAGGAATGTCCAGCTCTTTTGCCATATCTAAGCTCGCTTCCAGCAAGTCTCTACTACAGCTATATGGAGAATGAGGAGCTACCATAACCTTGAAATTTGGGTTTTCATATTCTAAGATTTCCTCTATGATGGCACGTGTTCTGCTTATGGTCTCAGCAGTTGTTTCTGCCTCTGAAGAAAAGAGGGTCGGTGAGAAATAACAACGCATCTTAGATGCCTTGACTGCCTGATAAATTTGCTCAATATCCACACCATTGGGATTATACATATCGTTGAAGGTTGTTGTCCCTGACTGGAGCATCTCTGTCAGAGCTTCTTTGACTGCCTTGGTAGTCATGTCGGGAGTAAATCCTGCTTCTGCCGGCCAGATATAGTCATTGAGCCATTCATGGAGGTTGCTGTCATCCCGAATCCCTCGCAAACCTGTCATAGCAGAATGGGTATGGCAATTAACCAAACCAGGCATGATCCAGGCTCCCTGATAGTCTATAATCTGCTCAGCTTGCTCTAAAATCTCTGGTTTCTCTTGACCGACATAGATGATTTGAGAGTCCTTAACGGCTAAGATACCATCCAAATAAACATGGAAATCTTGGTCACAAGTCACGATATTTACATGCTGATATACTTTCATTATAGGCTCCTTTTCTATAAGACAATATACAGTGAATAATTTTTCTAGCTATTGTAACAAAAAAGTCACCCGAAGGCAACTTTTTTTGTCCATAAGATTTCAAAATAGAAAGGATTATTCAGAGCTAAAAGCCGCAGCTTTTTGCATTTGGTAATACTTGCCCTTTCTAGCCATGAGGTCATGATGGTTACCATGCTCCACAATGTCACCATCTACCAAGACAAGAATCAAATCCGCATCCTGAATGGTTGACAAACGGTGAGCAATAATAAAGCTTGTGCGCCCCTTCATGAGTTTGGCAAAGGCATCCTGTACTAGCACCTCTGTCCGTGTATCGATGGAGGAAGTCGCTTCGTCTAAGATAAGAATCTTTGGAATAGCTAGAAAGACTCGGGCGATGGTCAAGAGCTGGGCTTGCCCAACGGAGAGGGATTCTCCTGCATTTTCCAACTTGGTATCGTATCCCTGTGGTAACTGTTGGATGAAAAAGTCTGCATTGGCTGCCTTTGCAGCAGCAATCACTTGTTCCCGACTGGCTTCAGGATTTCCAAAGGCAATATTGTCATGAATGGTCCCTTGCTTGAGCCAGGTTTCTTGGAGCACCATGCCAAACTGCTGTCTCAATGATGCTCGGGTATAATCGTAAATAGAACGACCGTCTAACAAGATATCTCCTGAATTAATAGGATAAAAACGCATGAGGAGATTGATAAGAGTTGACTTACCAGCACCTGTCGGACCAACGATGGCTACCTTGCTACCAGCTGGGATATCGATGGATAAGTCCTTAATCAAGATCCTTTCAGGATGGTAGCCAAAAGAAACATGTTTAAAGGAAATAGCTCCCTTGACTTGGTCACTGGTCAAGACTTCCTTACCTGTTTCAGCAACCTCAGGACTTTCTAAGACAGCATAGACACGCTCTGCGCAAGCGAGAGCACTTTGCAACTCAGCTAGCACTGAAGAAATATCGTTAAAGGGCTTGGTATACTGTTGGACATAGTTCAAAAAAGTCACTAAACGCCCAATGGTCAAGGTTGAACCCATCATGATACGATAGGCTCCCACTCCAGCAAGAAGGGCATAAATGAGCGCATTGACAAAGCGAGTTGAAGGATTAACCGTTGATGAATAAAAGATGGCTGACTGAGAATAGCCTGCATAGTTGGCATTCGCCTCGTGCAGTCTTTGGATAAACTCTGTTTGAGCATTGAAGGACTGGATAATGGTCTGCTGGCTAAGCGACTCTTCAATCAACTGAGTCTGAATCCCCCTGGTCTCTGTTTGCTTCTGAAAGAGATGATAGGACCGTTTGGCAATAAAGCGTGAAATCACCATGGACAGGGGCGTCAACAGCAAGACCAAGAGGGTCATGAGAAGGTGAATTTGGAGCATGGCTAGAATACTAACCAAAATCATCAAAACACCAATGAAAAATTGATTGAAAATCATGGTCAAGCCAGCTGCCAACTGTTCTATGTCTGTGGTCACACGACTGACCATCTCTCCACTACCCTGCCGATCCACAAAAGCAATCGGTAAACGATGGAGCTTATGAATGATTCGCTCTCGCAAGTCTTTGGTATAAGAGAAGATTAGACGATTATAAAGAAGAGGATTGGCCCATTGTACCAGAGTATTTCCTATGACCACCAAGATCATCTGGATAAAAATCTGCCAAAAAACTGGTGAAGAACCAGCCACTAGAACTTGGTCAATGACCTGTCCAATCAGAATAGGTAGGTAAATTGATAAGCCAACTTGGGCAATCGTTCCTAGAAAGGCTAGGAAAAGGAGGAAGGGATGGCTTGCTAAATCTATGGCCAAACGTTTGAGCGTCTGGTTTGCGGTTTGTCGTCTCATGCTAGTCCTCCTTTCCATTTTGAGATGCGTTGATTTCGCGATAGACTTGGCTAGTTTTCATCAAGTCCTCGTGCTTGCCAACAGCTAGGAGCTCACCTTTTTCCAAGAGGAGAATCTGGTCAGCCATCTGAAGTGTCGAAGTCCGTTGAGAAATCAAGATTAAGCTCGTGTTAGGTAAGTTTTCTCGAATTGCTTTCAAGAGCTTGGACTCAGTGATGGTGTCGAGGGCCGAGGTCGCATCATCTAGGATGAGAAATGGAGCTTGTCGCAAGACTGCTCGGGCAATAGATAGCCTTTGTTTTTGTCCACCTGAGAAATTTCGTCCTCCTGCCTCAACTAGGGCATCCAAAAGTCCTTCCTTTTCACTGACAAAATCCTTAGCTTGCGCAATCTCCAAGGCCTGCCATAATTCCTGGTCAGATACTTCTCGATTGAAACCTAGAGTCAAGTTGGAACGAATAGTTCCCTTAAAGAGTTCGACCTTTTGGGGTACATAGGCAATCCAAGACCGCCACTGCTCAAGATTAAGAGGACTACATCCATCTCTATAAATGTCAATGCTTCCCTTATCTGCTGGATAAAGACCAAGTAAGACTTGCACCAAGCTTGATTTACCTGAACCAGTTCCCCCGATGATACCAAGGATCTGCCCTTGCTTCATATTAAAGGAAATGTTTCTCAGAGAAGGCTGGGCCGCATCAGGATAGGTAAAGGTTAATTCTTGGACTTGTAAAACATTATCGCTGGTAGCTTGTTTTTGTTCTAATTCTGAAAAAATATCTTCTGGAGCTTCGGTAAAAACTTCCTCAATTCGCTTGGCTGAGATATAGGACTGGTTGAGGGAATTGATCAGCATGGCGAGCTTAACCAATTCCACCAAGATTTGCAAGAGGTAGTTGATAAGAGCAATCAGGGCACCTTGACTGAGTAAACCTCCTTGAATTGAAATATAGCCCTGCCAGATGATGACGAGAAGAGTTCCATTGACAATCAGATAGGTCAGAGGTGTTAACAAACTTGACCAGAAACCTGTCTTTTCTTGCAATCTAGCATAAACTTGGTTAAGGGTTTGAAAAATCTGTAACTCTCGTTTTTCCTGGTCAAAAGCACGAATAACTCGCATCCCTTGCAATTGCTGACGCGTTTCCTGAACCAGCTGGTCCGTTTTTTTTCTCAGACTACTGTAGAGAGGATTGACAAGTCTAGATAACCCGACAATGACAATCGTCAAAATGACAACCATAACTAAGAACCAGAAAGTCAGCTCAGCCGAGATGCGATAGGCCATAAAAATAGCCCCAAAAACGATAATAGGCGCTCTCAAAAAGAGGCGCAGGAATTGATTGATACCAGTCTGAATCTGGTAGGTATCTGAAGTCAAGCGAGTCACCAAGCTAGAAGTTGTCAAACGGTCTCTGCTGTCCTTAGGTAAAGAAAGAATATGACGATAGAGGTCGTTCGTCAATTCCTTGGCAAAACCTACCGCTGCCTTTGCTGAATAAAATTGAGCAATCAAGGCTACTAAAACGCCAATCACTGCAAAGATAAGGAGCAGGCCAATCTGTATCCAGAGATGCCCTTGATCTCTCTGGGGCAAGGACTGGTCAACAATCCCTGCAATCACCATGGGAACCAGGAGCTCAAAAACTGCTTCTAGCAGCTTGAACAAGGGTGCTAGAATCGACTCTTTGATGTAGGGTTTGAAGTAAGATAGTAAGTGTTTCATAAATCCCTTCTATTCTTATTCTGGAAATGAAGAAAGTGGGAAGCCCCACCCTCAGTTTTATTTGTTTAAGTAAGGTAATAGATAGCCATATCCTGCTTTTTCCATCTCATCCTTGGCTACAAAGCGCAAGGATGCAGAATTAATACAGTAACGCAGGCCACCTAACTCCCGAGGTCCATCTGTGAAAACATGACCCAAGTGAGCATTTCCTGACCGAGAACGAACCTCGATTCGCTCCATTCCATGGCTCAGGTCCTTGTAATAGTGAATCAACTCCTTAGAAATCGGACGGCTAAAACTTGGCCAACCACAACCTGAAGCAAACTTATCCTTAGCGAAAAAAAGCGGTTCACCCGTCGTGATGTCTACATAAATCCCCTCTTCAAAGCTTTGGTCGTAGGCATTGCTAAATGGAGCCTCTGTAGCAGCTTCTTGCGTAACACGATAAGACTCTTCAGTTAAGCTTTCCTTTAACACTTCTTGACTAGGTTTTTCATAGTTAGATGCGTCAATCAATGGCTTCTCAGCATCGGTCACATCGATATGACAGTAACCGGAAGGATTTTTCTTGAGATAGTCTTGATGGTAGTCTTCTGCTAAAATGTAGTGGCGAAGTTTCTCCACTTCTACTGCAATCTTTCGACCCAGCATACGCTCCTGCTCCTGCACCACTGTGTAGATAGCTGGCAAGTCTGCTTCATCCTGATAATAGATCCCCGTTCGATATTGGCGACCACGGTCATTCCCTTGTTGGTTAATAGACAAGGGATCAATAACACGGAAATAATAAAGTAAAATTTCTCTAAGTGACACTGCCTTCTCATCATAAATCACTTGAACAGTCTCTGCATGGTCTGTTTCCTTGAGCAGCTGGTAATTGGTTGTTTCGACTTGGCCATTAGCGTAGCCGACACTGGTAGCTAGCACTCCCGAAATTCGGGAAAAATATTCCTCTAAACCCCAAAAACAACCACCTGCTAGATAAATTTCTGCCATCTTTATTTCTCCTTTATCAAGTTTTTAACTAATACTCTTCGAAAATATCTTCAAACCACGTCAGCTTACATCTGCAACCTCAAAACCATGTTTTGAGCAACCTGCGGCTAGCTTCCTAGTTTGCTCTTTGATTTTCATTGAGTATAAACTTCTTTTCAAAAAAAGGATAGGAAGGCCTCTGGTCGAGAGTTTCCCCATCCTATCTTCTATTCTTTAGTTTGCTTCGACACGGACACCTTTGGTATCAACTTTCAAATCATGCAGTTTGCCTTTGAAAGACTGCTTTTGCAATTCTGCCTTAATCGCTGGCATCTTGTCATGAGAAGCCAAGACCATAACTGTCGGTCCGGCACCAGAGAGATAGGTTGCATAGGCACCATTCTCTTTGGCTACTTGCTTAATCGTCGCAAATTCACGGACCAGACTTTGACGATAACGCTCGTGGAAGAGGTCCCCCTCGATTGCTTGACCAGCTGTCACCATATCTCCTGCTAACAAGGCTGCAACGGCCACATTGGCGATAGAACTAGCTGCAACAGCTTCCTTGTAGGACAATTTCTTAGGCAAGACACCGCGGCTGTCTCGAGTGCGCAATTCATAGTTGGGAATATAAGCTAGAAAACCACACTCTGGGAAAGCAGCCACAATCGCTGAAACATTTCCTTCAACAGAACTTGCAATAACGAGATTGCCGTAAATTGCTGGAGCTACATTGTCAGGATGTCCTTCAATCTTGGTAGCCAACTGCAATTTGTCGTGGTTAGATAAGTTGAGATTGCCCAGTTGGTTAGCCAGTTCAATTCCAGCAACGATAACCGAGCTAGAAGAACCCAAACCACGCGCCAAGGGAACATCACTGGTCATTTTCAAGCGTCTCGGTTGCAAGTCAGGCGCAATTTGCAAGGCAATCTTAAGCAAAAGATTACGCTCGTCATGGGGAATCCATTTGCCAATCTGGTGTTCAATCAACCACTCATCCCGTTCTTCACAGACCTCAATTTGAAGATACTTGGTTACAGCTACACCGACCGAATCAAAACCTGGCCCAATATTGGCACTGGTTGCTGGTACAATAATCTTCATCCTATTCTCCTAACACCTTGAAGGTATTCAAGAGGTCAAATTCTGAAGCTTTGGCCAACTCAGCTGAAACATTCTCAAGCTGCGCTTTATTAATCTTATGAGTGATAATCACTACACGCGCCTTGTCACCCTCTTTGCCATCTTGGAGGATTTGCTTGAAGGAAATATCTTGAGCATTAAAGATTTCAGCTAGTTTCAAGACCTGACCTTTTGAGTCTGGAGCCAAGATTGAGAAGTAGTAATTAGCTTTGACATCTTCTGGATTAGCCAAGACCAAGTCACGGCTGTATTCGTTGAAGTCTTTACCAATGGTACCATCATTCAAGCGACGAACGATACGGACAATGTCCGCTACAACACTTGTTGCAGTTGGTTTTTGACCCGCACCTGGTCCGTAGTACATCGATTCACCGATGCCGATAGACTCCACAAAGACTGCGTTCATTACCCCATTCACACTAGCAAGCGGGTGCGCTTTAGGTAGGAAGGTTGGAGTCACTTCTGCAGCAATACCTGAAGGAGTTTCCTCGATAGAACCAACCAATTTCACTACATAGCCAAGGTCTTGGGCTACAGCTACATCTTCTGGTGTGATGTTGCGGATTCCCTTGTGGGCTACATCGTCAAAGGCAACCTTCATACCAAAAGCAAACTGGCTCAAAATCACCATCTTGTAGGCTGCGTCAATCCCATCTACGTCATTTGTAGGGTCGCTTTCTGCAAATCCTAGTCTTTGTGCTTCCGCAAGAGCATCATCATAAGACCAGCCTTCTTCGACCATCTTGGTCATCATGAAGTTAGAAGTCCCGTTAACGACGCCAAGAACGCGCGTGATTTTATCAGAAGCCAACGAATTTGCCAAAGTACGAAGAATTGGAATCCCACCAGCTACTGCTGCTTCATAGTAAAGTGCTACATTATGCTCTTTAGCGATTTCTAACAATTCTGCACCATGAACAGCCAAAAGGTCCTTGTTAGCAGTAACAACGTGTTTCCCAGCTTCTAAGGCACGAGTGATAAAGGTCTTAGCTGGTTCGATACGCCCC
This window of the Streptococcus sp. D7B5 genome carries:
- the msrB gene encoding peptide-methionine (R)-S-oxide reductase MsrB, with product MAEIYLAGGCFWGLEEYFSRISGVLATSVGYANGQVETTNYQLLKETDHAETVQVIYDEKAVSLREILLYYFRVIDPLSINQQGNDRGRQYRTGIYYQDEADLPAIYTVVQEQERMLGRKIAVEVEKLRHYILAEDYHQDYLKKNPSGYCHIDVTDAEKPLIDASNYEKPSQEVLKESLTEESYRVTQEAATEAPFSNAYDQSFEEGIYVDITTGEPLFFAKDKFASGCGWPSFSRPISKELIHYYKDLSHGMERIEVRSRSGNAHLGHVFTDGPRELGGLRYCINSASLRFVAKDEMEKAGYGYLLPYLNK
- a CDS encoding TRZ/ATZ family protein; the encoded protein is MKVYQHVNIVTCDQDFHVYLDGILAVKDSQIIYVGQEKPEILEQAEQIIDYQGAWIMPGLVNCHTHSAMTGLRGIRDDSNLHEWLNDYIWPAEAGFTPDMTTKAVKEALTEMLQSGTTTFNDMYNPNGVDIEQIYQAVKASKMRCYFSPTLFSSEAETTAETISRTRAIIEEILEYENPNFKVMVAPHSPYSCSRDLLEASLDMAKELDIPIHIHVAETKEESGIILKRYGKRPLAFLEELGYLDHPSVFAHGVELNEREIERLATSHVAIAHNPISNLKLASGIAPIIQLQKAGVAVGIATDSVASNNNLDMFEEGRTAALLQKMKSGDASQFPIEAALKALTIEGAKVLGMEKQIGSLEVGKQADFLVIQPQGKIHLQPQENILSHLVYAVKSSDVDDVYIAGEQVVKQGKVLTVEI
- a CDS encoding ABC transporter ATP-binding protein produces the protein MRRQTANQTLKRLAIDLASHPFLLFLAFLGTIAQVGLSIYLPILIGQVIDQVLVAGSSPVFWQIFIQMILVVIGNTLVQWANPLLYNRLIFSYTKDLRERIIHKLHRLPIAFVDRQGSGEMVSRVTTDIEQLAAGLTMIFNQFFIGVLMILVSILAMLQIHLLMTLLVLLLTPLSMVISRFIAKRSYHLFQKQTETRGIQTQLIEESLSQQTIIQSFNAQTEFIQRLHEANANYAGYSQSAIFYSSTVNPSTRFVNALIYALLAGVGAYRIMMGSTLTIGRLVTFLNYVQQYTKPFNDISSVLAELQSALACAERVYAVLESPEVAETGKEVLTSDQVKGAISFKHVSFGYHPERILIKDLSIDIPAGSKVAIVGPTGAGKSTLINLLMRFYPINSGDILLDGRSIYDYTRASLRQQFGMVLQETWLKQGTIHDNIAFGNPEASREQVIAAAKAANADFFIQQLPQGYDTKLENAGESLSVGQAQLLTIARVFLAIPKILILDEATSSIDTRTEVLVQDAFAKLMKGRTSFIIAHRLSTIQDADLILVLVDGDIVEHGNHHDLMARKGKYYQMQKAAAFSSE
- a CDS encoding homoserine dehydrogenase; translated protein: MTVKIALLGFGTVASGVPFLLKENGEKIVQSAHSEIEVAKVLVKNEDEKNRLLAAGNDFNFVTNVDDILSDKDITIVVELMGRIEPAKTFITRALEAGKHVVTANKDLLAVHGAELLEIAKEHNVALYYEAAVAGGIPILRTLANSLASDKITRVLGVVNGTSNFMMTKMVEEGWSYDDALAEAQRLGFAESDPTNDVDGIDAAYKMVILSQFAFGMKVAFDDVAHKGIRNITPEDVAVAQDLGYVVKLVGSIEETPSGIAAEVTPTFLPKAHPLASVNGVMNAVFVESIGIGESMYYGPGAGQKPTATSVVADIVRIVRRLNDGTIGKDFNEYSRDLVLANPEDVKANYYFSILAPDSKGQVLKLAEIFNAQDISFKQILQDGKEGDKARVVIITHKINKAQLENVSAELAKASEFDLLNTFKVLGE
- the rplJ gene encoding 50S ribosomal protein L10, which produces MSEAIIAKKAELVDVVAEKMKAAASIVVVDARGLTVEQDTVLRRELRGSEVEYKVIKNSILRRAAEKAGLEDLASVFVGPSAVAFSNEDVIAPAKILNDFAKNAEALEIKGGAIEGAVASKEEIVALATLPNREGLLSMLLSVLQAPVRNVALAVKAVADNKEDAA
- a CDS encoding ABC transporter ATP-binding protein encodes the protein MKHLLSYFKPYIKESILAPLFKLLEAVFELLVPMVIAGIVDQSLPQRDQGHLWIQIGLLLIFAVIGVLVALIAQFYSAKAAVGFAKELTNDLYRHILSLPKDSRDRLTTSSLVTRLTSDTYQIQTGINQFLRLFLRAPIIVFGAIFMAYRISAELTFWFLVMVVILTIVIVGLSRLVNPLYSSLRKKTDQLVQETRQQLQGMRVIRAFDQEKRELQIFQTLNQVYARLQEKTGFWSSLLTPLTYLIVNGTLLVIIWQGYISIQGGLLSQGALIALINYLLQILVELVKLAMLINSLNQSYISAKRIEEVFTEAPEDIFSELEQKQATSDNVLQVQELTFTYPDAAQPSLRNISFNMKQGQILGIIGGTGSGKSSLVQVLLGLYPADKGSIDIYRDGCSPLNLEQWRSWIAYVPQKVELFKGTIRSNLTLGFNREVSDQELWQALEIAQAKDFVSEKEGLLDALVEAGGRNFSGGQKQRLSIARAVLRQAPFLILDDATSALDTITESKLLKAIRENLPNTSLILISQRTSTLQMADQILLLEKGELLAVGKHEDLMKTSQVYREINASQNGKED
- the rplL gene encoding 50S ribosomal protein L7/L12; this translates as MALNIENIIAEIKEASILELNDLVKAIEEEFGVTAAAPVAVAAAGAADAGAAKDSFDVELTAAGDKKVGVIKVVREITGLGLKEAKELVDGAPGVIKEGVPTAEAEEIKAKLEEAGASVTLK
- the thrB gene encoding homoserine kinase, which encodes MKIIVPATSANIGPGFDSVGVAVTKYLQIEVCEERDEWLIEHQIGKWIPHDERNLLLKIALQIAPDLQPRRLKMTSDVPLARGLGSSSSVIVAGIELANQLGNLNLSNHDKLQLATKIEGHPDNVAPAIYGNLVIASSVEGNVSAIVAAFPECGFLAYIPNYELRTRDSRGVLPKKLSYKEAVAASSIANVAVAALLAGDMVTAGQAIEGDLFHERYRQSLVREFATIKQVAKENGAYATYLSGAGPTVMVLASHDKMPAIKAELQKQSFKGKLHDLKVDTKGVRVEAN